In Lysobacter firmicutimachus, one genomic interval encodes:
- the dapB gene encoding 4-hydroxy-tetrahydrodipicolinate reductase, which translates to MSAPLRLLIHGASGRMGQALLRLAAERDDLQVVAAFSRSQPTQRVVDGVPQFASAELDGAPEFDVAIDFSLPQGFDPVLALCARRGKALVSGTTGLSSAQNAAINEAASGIAVVWAANYSLGVAVLTELVRRAAAALPGWDCDVIEAHHTRKLDAPSGTALHLGAAAEIGRGAAPHYASLRAGDIVGEHTVQFAAAGERLELIHRATNRDIFARGALEAALRVAHQAPGRYGLAELMFPNL; encoded by the coding sequence ATGAGCGCACCCCTACGACTGTTGATTCACGGCGCCTCCGGGCGCATGGGCCAGGCCTTGTTGCGTCTGGCGGCCGAGCGCGACGACCTGCAGGTCGTCGCCGCCTTCTCGCGTTCGCAGCCGACCCAACGGGTGGTCGACGGGGTGCCGCAGTTCGCCTCCGCCGAGCTCGACGGCGCGCCGGAGTTCGACGTGGCGATCGATTTCAGCCTGCCGCAGGGCTTCGACCCGGTGTTGGCGTTGTGCGCGCGCCGCGGCAAGGCCTTGGTCTCGGGCACCACCGGCCTGAGCTCGGCCCAGAACGCGGCGATCAACGAGGCTGCCAGCGGCATCGCGGTGGTGTGGGCGGCCAACTACAGCCTTGGCGTGGCGGTGCTGACCGAACTGGTGCGGCGCGCCGCCGCTGCGTTGCCGGGCTGGGACTGCGACGTGATCGAGGCGCACCACACCCGCAAGCTCGACGCGCCCTCGGGCACGGCTTTGCACCTCGGCGCGGCGGCGGAGATCGGTCGCGGCGCGGCGCCGCATTACGCCAGCCTGCGCGCCGGCGACATCGTCGGCGAACATACGGTGCAGTTCGCCGCGGCCGGCGAACGCCTGGAGCTGATCCACCGCGCCACCAACCGCGACATCTTCGCTCGCGGCGCGCTGGAGGCGGCGCTGCGGGTGGCGCACCAGGCGCCAGGGCGCTACGGCCTGGCCGAGCTGATGTTTCCCAATCTGTGA
- the hrcA gene encoding heat-inducible transcriptional repressor HrcA encodes MNRRSSEPVLDPRARQLLRTLIGRYIHSGEPVGSQTLARHAGLDVSPATIRNILADLEEAGLLSAAHASAGRVPTAQGYRLFVDSLLQVRPLPEGEVARLRSELPAGSGTQALLGSASELLSAMTHFVGVVSVPKREQFAFRRIDFVPLDAQRVLAILVFADQDVQNRIIQTRRPYDGGELERVSNYLNTHFAGRPVAEIRATLVHELRHAQTEMQALLTQSVELAEQVLAPDGDDMVLAGQTRLMGLQELADLDRLRELFEAFARKREILQLLERTVRAPGVRIFIGEETGLAPLEGVSLVTAPYTAGGRVLGVLGVIGPTRMAYDRIIPVVQAAADALGDAFQPGEGGEPPQPHDLS; translated from the coding sequence ATGAACCGCCGATCGTCCGAACCCGTTCTAGACCCGCGTGCGCGGCAGTTGCTGCGCACCCTGATCGGTCGCTACATCCACAGCGGCGAGCCGGTCGGGTCGCAGACCCTGGCCCGGCATGCCGGCCTGGACGTCAGTCCGGCGACGATCCGCAACATCCTCGCCGACCTGGAGGAGGCCGGGTTGCTGAGCGCGGCGCATGCCTCGGCCGGGCGGGTGCCGACCGCGCAAGGCTATCGGCTGTTCGTCGATTCTTTATTGCAGGTGCGGCCGTTGCCGGAGGGCGAGGTCGCGCGGCTGCGCAGCGAGCTGCCGGCCGGCTCGGGCACCCAGGCCCTGCTCGGCAGCGCCTCGGAACTGCTGTCGGCGATGACTCATTTCGTCGGCGTGGTCAGCGTGCCCAAGCGCGAGCAGTTCGCGTTCCGGCGCATCGATTTCGTGCCGCTGGACGCGCAGAGGGTGCTGGCGATCCTGGTGTTCGCCGACCAGGACGTGCAGAACCGCATCATTCAGACCCGCCGCCCCTACGACGGCGGCGAGCTGGAGCGGGTCAGCAACTATCTCAATACCCATTTCGCCGGCCGGCCGGTGGCCGAGATCCGCGCCACCCTGGTGCACGAGCTGCGCCATGCCCAGACCGAGATGCAGGCCTTGCTGACGCAATCGGTGGAGCTGGCCGAGCAGGTGTTGGCCCCGGACGGCGACGACATGGTCCTGGCCGGGCAGACCCGGCTGATGGGCCTGCAGGAGCTGGCCGACCTGGACCGGCTGCGCGAGCTGTTCGAGGCCTTCGCCCGCAAGCGCGAGATCCTGCAATTGCTGGAGCGCACCGTGCGCGCGCCCGGGGTGCGGATCTTCATCGGCGAGGAAACCGGGCTGGCGCCGCTGGAAGGGGTGTCGCTGGTGACCGCGCCGTACACCGCCGGCGGCCGGGTGCTGGGGGTGCTGGGGGTGATCGGCCCGACCCGCATGGCCTACGACCGGATCATCCCGGTGGTGCAGGCCGCCGCCGATGCGCTCGGCGACGCGTTCCAGCCCGGAGAGGGCGGCGAGCCCCCGCAGCCCCACGATCTCTCATAG
- the recN gene encoding DNA repair protein RecN: MLAHLSLKQFAVVSAAELSFGPGLTVISGETGAGKSLLVDALGLLSGLRADSGVVRHGADRAELVADFTLDDAPQAAQWLRDNELDETGDGDVAVCQIRRVIRADGGSRAWINGRPVTLGQLGELAAHLVEIHGQHEHQALMSKASQLGLLDAYGRCEAQREPVERAARAWSALLRERETLLAQGDVSDRIGWLEHQYAELEREALEPDALAKLLADHRRHAHAAGLIAACESAFARLGGEEGPSLTRTLQQVRGELQRMSEHEPRLGEVETMLDQAAIQIDEAVSLLDRVRDDLDLDPSEFEQIEHKMGRLHELARKHRVAPERLAATRDGLAAELEQLRGAGERLDRLDGEIDAARAGWRRAADALGQARREAARSLGARTTELIGELGMGGGRFDVAVEPLDEDRPDPQGGERVEFMVAANPGQPARPLRKVASGGELSRISLAIEVAAFGLDAVPTMVFDEVDSGIGGAVAEIVGQKLRTLGAGRQVLCVTHLAQVAAQGHAHYRVSKAASEGVTQSAVVVLGAKQREEELARMLGGIELSKEVRAAARRLLADVG, encoded by the coding sequence ATGCTCGCCCATCTCTCGCTCAAGCAATTCGCCGTCGTCAGCGCCGCCGAACTCAGCTTCGGTCCGGGGCTCACCGTCATTTCCGGCGAGACCGGCGCCGGCAAGTCGCTGCTGGTCGACGCGCTCGGCCTGCTGTCGGGGCTGCGCGCCGACAGCGGCGTGGTCCGCCACGGCGCCGACCGCGCCGAACTGGTCGCCGACTTCACCCTCGACGACGCGCCGCAAGCCGCGCAGTGGCTGCGCGACAACGAACTCGACGAAACCGGCGACGGCGACGTCGCGGTGTGCCAGATCCGCCGGGTGATCCGCGCCGACGGCGGCTCGCGGGCCTGGATCAACGGCCGCCCGGTCACCCTGGGCCAGCTCGGCGAGCTCGCCGCGCACCTGGTGGAGATCCACGGCCAGCACGAGCATCAGGCGCTGATGTCCAAGGCCAGCCAGCTCGGCCTGCTCGACGCCTACGGCCGCTGCGAAGCCCAGCGCGAACCGGTCGAGCGCGCCGCGCGCGCCTGGAGCGCGCTGCTGCGCGAGCGCGAGACCCTGCTGGCCCAGGGCGACGTCAGCGACCGCATCGGCTGGCTCGAGCACCAGTACGCCGAACTCGAGCGCGAGGCGCTGGAACCCGACGCCCTGGCCAAGCTGCTCGCCGATCACCGCCGCCACGCCCACGCCGCCGGCCTGATCGCCGCCTGCGAAAGCGCCTTCGCCCGCCTCGGCGGCGAGGAAGGCCCGTCGCTGACCCGCACCCTGCAGCAGGTGCGCGGCGAACTGCAGCGCATGAGCGAGCACGAACCGCGCCTGGGCGAGGTCGAGACCATGCTCGACCAGGCCGCGATCCAGATCGACGAAGCGGTGTCCCTGCTCGACCGGGTCCGCGACGACCTCGACCTGGACCCGTCGGAGTTCGAACAGATCGAACACAAGATGGGCCGGCTGCACGAGCTGGCGCGCAAGCACCGGGTCGCGCCGGAGCGGCTGGCCGCGACCCGCGACGGCCTCGCCGCCGAACTGGAACAACTGCGCGGCGCCGGCGAACGCCTGGACCGCCTCGACGGCGAAATCGACGCCGCCCGCGCCGGCTGGCGCCGCGCCGCCGACGCGCTCGGCCAGGCCCGGCGCGAGGCCGCCCGCTCGCTAGGCGCGCGCACCACCGAGCTGATCGGCGAGCTCGGCATGGGCGGCGGCCGCTTCGACGTCGCGGTCGAACCGCTGGACGAAGACCGCCCCGACCCGCAGGGCGGCGAACGGGTCGAATTCATGGTCGCGGCCAACCCCGGCCAACCGGCCCGGCCGCTGCGCAAGGTCGCCTCCGGCGGCGAACTCTCGCGCATCTCGCTGGCGATCGAAGTCGCCGCGTTCGGCCTGGACGCGGTGCCGACCATGGTCTTCGACGAAGTCGACTCCGGCATCGGCGGCGCCGTGGCCGAGATCGTCGGCCAGAAACTGCGCACCCTCGGCGCCGGCCGCCAGGTCCTGTGCGTCACCCACCTGGCCCAGGTCGCCGCCCAGGGCCACGCCCACTACCGGGTCAGCAAGGCCGCCAGCGAAGGCGTCACCCAAAGCGCCGTGGTCGTCCTCGGCGCCAAGCAGCGCGAAGAAGAACTCGCCCGTATGCTCGGCGGCATCGAACTCAGCAAGGAAGTCCGCGCGGCCGCGCGGCGCTTGCTGGCGGATGTGGGGTGA
- the grpE gene encoding nucleotide exchange factor GrpE, with translation MNPHDLNPESTQAAQDEAPAGEVPELDALRNELSKLREDSLRERAELDNQRKRVARDIEMARKFANERLLGELLPVIDSLEAGLAAAGEDSGALRQGMELTLRQLLKVAADNGLVAVDPTGQPFNPEHHQAMSLVPAPGVAPNHVVQVYQKGWLLNERLLRPALVVVSQDA, from the coding sequence ATGAACCCACACGATCTGAACCCCGAATCGACCCAGGCCGCCCAGGACGAGGCGCCGGCCGGCGAGGTGCCCGAACTCGACGCCCTGCGCAACGAGTTGAGCAAGCTGCGCGAGGATTCGCTGCGCGAGCGCGCCGAGCTGGACAACCAGCGCAAGCGCGTGGCGCGCGACATCGAGATGGCGCGCAAGTTCGCCAACGAGCGCCTGCTGGGCGAGCTGCTGCCGGTGATCGACAGCCTGGAGGCCGGCCTGGCCGCCGCCGGCGAGGACAGCGGCGCGCTGCGCCAGGGCATGGAGCTGACCCTGCGGCAATTGCTCAAGGTCGCCGCCGACAACGGCCTGGTCGCGGTCGATCCGACCGGCCAGCCGTTCAATCCCGAACACCATCAGGCCATGAGCCTGGTGCCGGCGCCGGGCGTGGCGCCGAACCACGTGGTTCAGGTCTACCAGAAGGGCTGGCTGCTCAACGAGCGCCTGCTGCGTCCGGCCCTGGTGGTGGTCAGCCAGGACGCCTGA
- a CDS encoding zinc metalloprotease — translation MGKNGMFAAGAFAASLLVGPAAAGDVETVLAGADGYQRQPLIQIVDEHGFQREGLRCGAPASTPQRRRDVERRLQQLRAASPLRNGAWGAGAASKTVPVWFHVVTRTDNTGDVSDARIAQQMQVLNAAYAGRGFQFVLAGVTRTKNNTWYGNCLSNEMKMKNALAVNPARNVNIYTCKPGGYLGYAYLPDSYPESSKRHGVVVLHSSLPGGASTNYNEGDTVTHEVGHHLGLEHTFEGGCSEPGDYVADTPPQAGPSSGCPVGRDSCPGGGLDPITNFMDYSYDSCMNTFSDDQSIRMQDLVATYKPSLGT, via the coding sequence ATGGGCAAGAACGGGATGTTCGCGGCCGGTGCTTTCGCCGCGTCGCTGCTGGTCGGGCCGGCCGCCGCCGGCGACGTCGAAACCGTGCTGGCCGGCGCCGACGGCTACCAGCGCCAGCCGCTGATCCAGATCGTCGACGAACACGGTTTCCAGCGCGAGGGCCTGCGCTGCGGCGCACCGGCGTCGACGCCGCAACGCCGGCGCGACGTCGAGCGCCGCCTGCAGCAACTGCGCGCCGCCTCGCCGTTGCGCAACGGCGCGTGGGGCGCGGGCGCCGCGAGCAAGACCGTGCCGGTCTGGTTCCACGTGGTCACCCGCACCGACAACACCGGCGACGTCAGCGACGCGCGCATCGCCCAGCAGATGCAGGTGCTCAACGCCGCCTACGCCGGGCGCGGCTTCCAGTTCGTCCTGGCCGGAGTGACGCGGACCAAGAACAACACCTGGTACGGCAACTGCCTCAGCAACGAGATGAAGATGAAGAACGCGCTGGCGGTGAACCCGGCGCGCAACGTCAACATCTACACCTGCAAGCCCGGCGGCTACCTGGGTTACGCCTATCTGCCCGACAGCTATCCCGAGTCGTCCAAGCGCCACGGCGTGGTCGTGCTGCATTCCTCGCTGCCGGGCGGCGCCTCGACCAACTACAACGAAGGCGACACCGTCACCCACGAGGTCGGCCATCACCTCGGCCTGGAGCACACTTTCGAGGGCGGTTGCAGCGAGCCGGGCGACTACGTGGCCGACACGCCGCCGCAGGCCGGCCCCAGCTCCGGCTGTCCGGTCGGCCGCGACAGTTGCCCGGGCGGCGGCCTGGACCCGATCACCAACTTCATGGATTACAGCTACGATTCGTGCATGAACACGTTCTCCGACGACCAGAGCATCCGCATGCAGGACCTGGTCGCGACCTACAAGCCCTCGCTGGGAACGTGA
- the dnaK gene encoding molecular chaperone DnaK, with protein sequence MGKIIGIDLGTTNSCVAIMEGGKAKVIENSEGDRTTPSIVAFTKDGEVLVGASAKRQAVTNPKNTFYAVKRLIGRKMTDAEVQKDLGLVPYAIVPHDNGDAWVATQDGKKMAPQQISAEVLGKMKKTAEAYLGEPVTEAVITVPAYFNDSQRQATKDAGKIAGLEVKRIINEPTAAALAYGMDKKGGDRKVAVYDLGGGTFDVSIIEIASVDGEMQVEVLSTNGDTFLGGEDFDKRVIDYLVDEFQKDQGIDLRKDPLALQRLKDAAERAKIELSSSQQTEVNLPYVTADASGPKHLNIKLTRAKLESLVEDLVKKTIEPCRIALNDAGLRASDISEVILVGGQTRMPKVGQAVAEFFGKEPRKDVNPDEAVAVGAAIQGGVMAGDVKDVLLLDVTPLSLGIETLGGVFTKIIEKNTTIPTKASQTFSTAEDNQSAVTVHVLQGEREQARYNKSLARFDLSGIEPAPRGMPQVEVSFDIDANGILHVSAKDKKTNKEQKVEIKAGSGLSEEEIAKMVADAEANREEDQKFHELVQARNHADALIHSARSAIKEHGEKLPGEAIGRAESAIAELETAMKGDDKAQIEAKSRALEEAAQSLFAAAGAGHADAPAGDAGASSAKSDDVVDAEFTEVKDDKK encoded by the coding sequence ATGGGCAAGATCATCGGCATCGACCTGGGCACGACCAATTCCTGCGTCGCGATCATGGAAGGCGGCAAGGCCAAGGTCATCGAAAATTCCGAAGGCGACCGCACCACTCCGTCGATCGTCGCCTTCACCAAGGACGGCGAAGTCCTGGTCGGCGCCTCGGCCAAGCGCCAGGCGGTGACCAATCCGAAGAACACTTTCTACGCGGTCAAGCGCCTGATCGGCCGCAAGATGACCGACGCCGAAGTGCAGAAGGACCTCGGCCTGGTGCCGTACGCGATCGTCCCGCACGACAACGGCGACGCCTGGGTCGCGACCCAGGACGGCAAGAAGATGGCGCCGCAGCAGATCTCCGCCGAAGTGCTGGGCAAGATGAAGAAGACCGCCGAAGCCTACCTGGGCGAGCCGGTCACCGAAGCGGTCATCACCGTGCCGGCCTACTTCAACGACAGCCAGCGCCAGGCGACCAAGGACGCCGGCAAGATCGCCGGCCTGGAAGTCAAGCGCATCATCAACGAGCCGACCGCGGCCGCGCTGGCCTACGGCATGGACAAGAAGGGCGGCGACCGCAAGGTGGCCGTGTACGACCTCGGTGGCGGCACCTTCGACGTGTCGATCATCGAGATCGCCTCGGTCGACGGCGAGATGCAGGTCGAAGTGCTGTCGACCAACGGCGACACCTTCCTCGGCGGCGAAGACTTCGACAAGCGCGTCATCGACTACTTGGTCGACGAGTTCCAGAAGGACCAGGGCATCGACCTGCGCAAGGACCCGCTGGCCCTGCAACGCCTGAAGGACGCGGCCGAGCGCGCCAAGATCGAGCTGTCGTCCTCGCAGCAGACCGAAGTCAACCTGCCGTACGTGACCGCCGACGCCTCGGGCCCGAAGCACCTCAACATCAAGCTGACCCGCGCCAAGCTGGAGTCGCTGGTCGAGGACCTGGTCAAGAAGACCATCGAGCCCTGCCGCATCGCCCTGAACGACGCCGGCCTGCGCGCCAGCGACATCAGCGAGGTGATCCTGGTCGGCGGCCAGACCCGCATGCCCAAGGTCGGCCAGGCGGTGGCCGAGTTCTTCGGCAAGGAGCCGCGCAAGGACGTCAACCCGGACGAAGCCGTCGCCGTCGGCGCGGCGATCCAGGGCGGCGTCATGGCCGGCGACGTCAAGGACGTGCTGCTGCTCGACGTGACCCCGCTGTCGCTGGGCATCGAAACCCTGGGCGGCGTGTTCACCAAGATCATCGAGAAGAACACCACCATCCCGACCAAGGCCTCGCAGACCTTCTCCACCGCCGAGGACAACCAGTCGGCCGTGACCGTGCACGTGCTGCAGGGCGAGCGCGAGCAGGCCCGCTACAACAAGTCGCTGGCCCGCTTCGACCTGTCCGGCATCGAGCCGGCGCCGCGCGGCATGCCGCAGGTCGAGGTGTCCTTCGACATCGACGCCAACGGCATCCTGCACGTCAGCGCCAAGGACAAGAAGACCAACAAGGAACAGAAGGTCGAGATCAAGGCCGGCTCGGGCCTGTCCGAGGAAGAGATCGCCAAGATGGTCGCCGACGCCGAGGCCAACCGCGAGGAAGACCAGAAGTTCCATGAGCTGGTGCAGGCCCGCAACCACGCCGACGCGTTGATCCACAGCGCCCGCAGCGCGATCAAGGAGCACGGCGAGAAGCTGCCGGGCGAGGCGATCGGCCGCGCCGAGTCGGCCATCGCCGAGCTGGAGACGGCGATGAAGGGCGACGACAAGGCCCAGATCGAGGCCAAGTCGCGCGCCCTGGAAGAGGCCGCGCAGTCGCTGTTCGCCGCCGCCGGCGCCGGCCATGCCGACGCCCCGGCCGGCGACGCCGGCGCCTCCTCGGCCAAGTCCGACGACGTGGTCGATGCGGAGTTCACCGAAGTGAAGGACGACAAGAAGTAA
- the dnaJ gene encoding molecular chaperone DnaJ, producing MSKRDYYEVLGVARNAGDDDLKKAYRRCAMKFHPDRNPGDKAAEASFKECKEAYEVLSDANKRRAYDQHGHAAFEHGMGGGAGGPGFADMGDIFGDIFGNIFGGAGGGQRGPRRGADIGYVMELTLEEAVGGVEKQIEIPTLDECETCKGSGSADGKIETCSTCNGRGQVRFQRGIFSMQQACPHCNGRGQTIANPCGDCHGQGRVERTKTLQVKIPAGVDNGDRIRLTGEGEAGPAGSPPGDLYVEVRVREHEIFQREGDDLHCEVPIRISQAALGDSIRVPTLDGEVELRIPAETQSGKLFRLRDKGVKSVRSRRPGDLYCRVVVETPVNLTPEQRELLEKFEATFVGDGARRHSPRSSTFLDGVKGFWDRMTS from the coding sequence ATGAGCAAACGCGATTACTACGAAGTGCTGGGCGTTGCGCGCAACGCCGGCGACGACGACCTGAAGAAGGCCTATCGCCGCTGCGCGATGAAATTCCATCCGGACCGCAATCCGGGCGACAAGGCGGCCGAGGCCTCGTTCAAGGAGTGCAAGGAGGCTTACGAAGTCCTGTCGGACGCGAACAAGCGCCGCGCCTACGATCAGCACGGCCATGCCGCGTTCGAGCACGGCATGGGCGGCGGCGCCGGCGGCCCCGGTTTCGCCGACATGGGCGATATTTTCGGCGACATCTTCGGCAACATCTTCGGCGGTGCCGGCGGCGGCCAACGCGGTCCGCGCCGCGGCGCCGACATCGGCTATGTGATGGAGCTGACCCTGGAAGAAGCGGTCGGCGGCGTCGAGAAGCAGATCGAAATCCCGACCCTGGACGAGTGCGAGACCTGCAAGGGCTCGGGCTCGGCCGACGGCAAGATCGAGACCTGCAGCACCTGCAACGGCCGCGGCCAGGTGCGGTTCCAGCGCGGCATCTTCTCGATGCAACAGGCCTGCCCGCATTGCAACGGTCGCGGCCAGACCATCGCCAATCCCTGCGGCGACTGCCACGGCCAGGGCCGGGTCGAGCGCACCAAGACCCTGCAGGTCAAGATTCCCGCCGGCGTCGACAACGGCGACCGCATCCGCCTGACCGGCGAAGGCGAGGCCGGCCCGGCCGGCTCGCCGCCCGGCGACCTGTACGTGGAAGTGCGCGTGCGCGAGCACGAGATCTTCCAGCGCGAAGGCGACGACCTGCACTGCGAGGTGCCGATCCGCATTTCCCAGGCCGCGCTCGGCGATTCGATCCGGGTCCCGACCCTGGACGGCGAAGTCGAGCTGCGCATTCCGGCCGAGACCCAGAGCGGCAAGCTGTTCCGCCTGCGCGACAAGGGCGTCAAGTCGGTGCGCAGCCGCCGCCCGGGCGATCTGTACTGCCGCGTGGTGGTGGAGACGCCGGTCAACCTCACTCCCGAGCAGCGCGAGCTGCTGGAGAAGTTCGAGGCCACCTTCGTCGGCGACGGCGCGCGCAGGCATTCGCCGCGTTCTTCGACCTTCCTCGACGGGGTCAAGGGTTTCTGGGACCGGATGACGTCCTGA
- a CDS encoding DUF3857 domain-containing transglutaminase family protein, protein MPTIVLRLSAAIALSLLAAAAGAQTTQNPAPAASAQAPKAKAAEAEPMRIERLHVDYRVEPNGAYAERREMAVKVLEERAVESAKHRSIGYSASLQRLDVIAAYTQKADGRRVEVPKSNYQVETNEGRAGGGPAFSDQATTSVVFPDVAVGDTVVLDYRLTATQPMFDGHFSEIESFGGSERYYGDVRVRIDAPAAMTAQARGFGGLKTVRDEVAGGRRLIEWSYQNREPVEDETNDYSVYQVERFPGFAFSTFPGYADIARAYAARALPKAEPSARVRKLADEIAAGKIAPREVAQALYEWVSTQINYGGNCIGLGAVVPRDQAFVLDNRLGDCKDHATLLQALLSAKGIESTQALINAGNVYSLPSVPVVASVNHVLNYLPGLDLYVDATAKGIPFGELPAVVAGKPVLRIDRPDLAARTPGFAPLRNRQRMVSRLVILEDGSVKGQVEVELAGLPAISSRAGLRELSAEDAKGLVKKMFQSSGLTAEGSFTQDDPKPLRAEHRYRAEFEVKEAMPMPGAFPLGPLFFNPMPVSALTGSAGADALDTLTGDGTCGGGRSEEIYRIEFPKTVKVIAVPPDLSLRSGDSSYVARYKLDGQVLEASRVIEDATAGPVCSNEYNRTYRDFARKVRPNLKAQVVYQQ, encoded by the coding sequence ATGCCTACCATCGTGTTGCGGCTGTCGGCCGCGATCGCATTGAGCCTGCTGGCCGCTGCCGCCGGCGCACAAACGACCCAGAATCCAGCGCCCGCCGCGTCCGCGCAGGCGCCGAAGGCCAAGGCCGCCGAAGCCGAGCCGATGCGGATCGAGCGCCTGCACGTCGATTACCGCGTCGAACCCAACGGCGCCTATGCCGAACGCCGGGAGATGGCGGTGAAGGTGCTGGAGGAGCGCGCGGTCGAGTCGGCCAAGCACCGCTCGATCGGCTACAGCGCCAGCCTGCAGCGCCTGGACGTGATCGCCGCCTACACCCAGAAGGCCGACGGACGCCGGGTCGAGGTGCCCAAGTCGAACTATCAGGTCGAGACCAACGAAGGGCGCGCCGGCGGCGGCCCGGCGTTTTCCGACCAGGCCACGACCAGCGTGGTGTTCCCCGACGTCGCGGTCGGCGACACGGTGGTACTCGATTACCGCCTGACCGCGACCCAGCCGATGTTCGACGGGCATTTTTCCGAAATCGAAAGTTTCGGCGGCAGCGAGCGTTACTACGGCGACGTGCGCGTGCGCATCGACGCTCCGGCGGCGATGACCGCGCAGGCGCGCGGTTTCGGCGGGCTGAAAACCGTGCGCGATGAGGTCGCCGGCGGCCGCCGCCTGATCGAGTGGAGCTACCAGAATCGCGAGCCGGTCGAGGACGAGACCAACGACTACTCGGTGTACCAGGTCGAGCGCTTCCCGGGGTTCGCGTTCTCGACCTTCCCGGGCTACGCCGACATCGCCCGGGCCTATGCCGCGCGGGCCTTGCCCAAGGCCGAGCCCAGCGCGCGCGTGCGCAAGCTGGCCGACGAGATCGCCGCCGGCAAGATCGCCCCGCGCGAGGTGGCTCAGGCGCTGTACGAATGGGTGTCGACCCAGATCAACTACGGCGGCAACTGCATCGGCCTGGGCGCGGTGGTGCCGCGCGATCAGGCCTTCGTGCTCGATAACCGCCTCGGCGATTGCAAAGACCACGCCACCCTGCTGCAGGCGCTGCTGTCGGCCAAGGGCATCGAATCGACCCAGGCCTTGATCAACGCCGGCAACGTCTACAGCCTGCCGTCGGTGCCGGTGGTGGCCAGCGTCAATCACGTGCTGAACTATCTGCCGGGGCTGGACCTGTACGTCGATGCGACCGCCAAGGGCATTCCCTTCGGCGAGCTGCCGGCGGTCGTCGCCGGCAAGCCGGTGCTGCGCATCGACCGGCCGGACCTGGCCGCGCGTACGCCGGGCTTTGCGCCGCTGCGCAACCGCCAGCGCATGGTCAGCCGGCTGGTCATCCTCGAGGACGGTTCGGTCAAGGGCCAGGTCGAGGTCGAGCTGGCCGGCCTGCCGGCGATCAGCAGCCGCGCCGGCCTGCGCGAACTCAGCGCCGAGGACGCCAAGGGCCTGGTCAAGAAGATGTTCCAGTCCAGCGGCCTCACCGCAGAAGGCAGCTTCACCCAGGACGACCCCAAGCCCTTGCGCGCCGAGCATCGCTACCGTGCCGAGTTCGAGGTCAAGGAAGCGATGCCGATGCCGGGTGCGTTCCCGCTCGGCCCCTTGTTCTTCAATCCGATGCCGGTGTCGGCGTTGACCGGCAGCGCCGGCGCCGATGCGCTGGACACCCTGACCGGCGACGGCACCTGCGGCGGCGGACGCTCGGAGGAGATCTACCGGATCGAGTTCCCGAAGACGGTCAAGGTCATCGCCGTGCCGCCGGACCTGAGCCTGCGCTCCGGCGATTCCAGCTACGTGGCGCGCTACAAGCTCGACGGCCAGGTGCTGGAGGCGAGCCGGGTGATCGAGGATGCGACCGCCGGTCCGGTGTGCAGCAACGAATACAACCGGACCTATCGCGATTTCGCGCGCAAAGTGCGGCCGAACCTGAAGGCGCAGGTGGTCTACCAGCAATGA